A genomic segment from Bacillus cereus G9842 encodes:
- a CDS encoding reverse transcriptase-like protein, producing the protein MIEVYIDGASKGNPGPSGAGVFIKGVQPPVQLSLPLGTMSNHEAEYRALLLALKYCIEHNYSTVSFRTDSQLVERAVEKEYAKNKIFAPLLDEALQYIKNFDLFFIKWIPSSQNKVADELARKAILQN; encoded by the coding sequence TTGATTGAAGTATATATTGATGGTGCATCAAAAGGAAATCCTGGTCCTTCTGGTGCAGGAGTGTTTATTAAAGGCGTTCAACCACCTGTACAATTATCATTACCACTTGGAACAATGTCCAATCATGAAGCAGAATACCGCGCTTTACTTCTAGCATTAAAATATTGCATCGAGCATAATTATAGCACTGTCTCTTTTCGTACAGATTCCCAGCTTGTCGAACGGGCTGTTGAAAAGGAATACGCAAAAAATAAAATATTTGCACCTCTTTTAGATGAAGCACTACAGTACATAAAAAACTTCGATCTCTTTTTTATTAAGTGGATTCCAAGTAGTCAAAATAAAGTAGCTGATGAATTAGCTAGAAAAGCTATATTACAAAATTAA